AGAGCTCCTGCTGACTTAGCTCTAACCCATCTCACTCCCCTTGCTCAGTTGCCCTGGTTCTGCCAGGCATCCCCACTGAACCTTCCCACCTCCGGCTGCCCCTCCAGAGCACCCCAGTCCCCACCACAGCCATCACCAGTACACCAGTAGCTAGTCTGTTCATActctctgcacagctgctctCGGCCCTTGCCTGGCACCAGTCTGAGACTTAGAGAGAGCCAAACGCCAAGGACTAAGCACCTTTTACTTCcatctttcccttcctccacctcaCTCACTAGCCGCCCCCCGCCTTGCCAGCCTGCATGGGTTCAGCTATCCATCAGCAAGGCCTTCAGCTCCAAGTCAAAGTTTGGCAGCGCTTACTGGCTTTCTCTGACGCCAGTCAGTTGCTATGGAGCATTTCACACAGCCAAACCCTCTTGCCTCTACGAATGGGGCAtcttcctctccccaccctgGTCCTCCACTCCACTCTCATCCTTATGCTGatcccctctccttcccagggttccccaaaactAATTTGGGCAGGCTGTAGGGCTGCGGTGTGACTTGCTTTGTGAACGATGGTTTTCCTGCGCTGAATCACCACCCAAGGATTTTGACATGCAGATGTGTCCCCAAGGCGTCCCACGTGGCACTGAGCATGTCTGGGTGTGCAACACCCACACACTGCCAGGGgcaccagctgcagcccagggatTTGGCGTATTCAGGGAGTGACCCGAATTGTGTGGTGAGGCTGGCAAAAAGGCCGCAGCATGAGGCCCTGTGCCCTCCTTGGACTTTGACTCAAGAGACACGTACATAGTTGTCACGGTGCTAAATCAATCCCTTTGCCAACTGCAGGACAGACACCTGAGTGGCACAGGCTTTGTCCCCTACGTGCCAGCAGCCACTCCAGGGCTCGGAGCAGCCCTTACCTTCCTTCTCCTGGAGGTGGGAGTAACACTGGAGCAGGACTTGTGACAGCAGCTGGATGCCTCGCCCTCGCATCCGAGGATCTGTGTTCTCCAGGCAAGATCTAATCAAAGTGGGAAGAAAGCCCAAGAGGCCTGttgtgagcagggacatccaAGCAGGACACACATCCTGAGCAGACACattacaaaaacaaagaggtgCTACTCTCTGGGCAAGGGGGAAGCAGCCCAACCCTGCCTGACTTGTCAGCATGGTGGGAACAGACCCCTCTTCCCCACCCATGCTGCACACATGCACCCAGCCCCAGAGCCATGCAGTAATAAATCCAAGTTCCCAAGTTGGACCAAAGAACTTGCTCTTGCACCATGCTCTGCACCTGCAACTCAGGCTCCCAAGATCACAAGGGCTGAAAAAGGGCAAAGCCTCTTACAGTGAGGCAAACCCAGCCCCCAGCTTGGCAGAAACAAGCCTGCCCGAGTCCCAGGCCATGACAGCTCAGAGACAGAAGTGAAAGCTGAGTGCCAGCCAACTCGTGACATGGTGATGTGCAGCTGTGTGCTCACACAGCTCCTGATGGGACAGTCCCAACTGAGAAGTGCCCTGCAGCTTGCTGCCTGCCACAACACCCCTCCTCGGCCCTGGGAGAACATCAAGAGCTGCTTCAGCCTTGCTCTTTCCCAAACAGCTCCCAAGTCCTAGGAGGGCAAAGCACCGCTCAGGCCCCGTGCTGCGAGCAGACCAGATCCTTGCAGGCctgtgtgctgctgtgtgtCACCAGTGCTGACGCCAGCTCATCCTGGATGAACGGCACACTTTTCCTTCTCACTGTCCCTCCTTGCAGGAACCTTCTCTGCATATACATTATATAACATATATAAGGCTTTTCTTACCCCAGGGCTTCCACAAGCTGCAGCACAGTCCAGCTTCCATCCTTCACCCCTGGAGAAAGGACGTAAAGAGAGTGAACCACAGAGACCCCCAGACCATCAGTCAGGCTCAGCACTGGAGAGAAGCACCAGGAAGGGCCCCAGCATCACAGCAGGAAAGGCTGGCCAGGTGCTGGCACCTCGCTAAATACCAAAGGAGCCATGTGCGCTTAGTTGCTggagctgcctccagccctgcctgcaaaCACATCTGGAACCAAGTGCTGCCTTGACTGGATCAGAGCTGAGAGCAGTGACACTCGCCTGCACTTTGCCTGTaccctctccccacagcctgGCTGCACCCGCTTTGCTGAGAGGCCAAAAAACACTTCCCTAATGTAAgcaagctgggaggagacagAGGGCAGCCCCGCAGGTGCTTCCCAAGGGAGAACTGGCCAAGCAAACAGCCCAGGCACTAGTGATCACCCAGCTCCCCACCTTGGCTCCACCGCCTCCATGCTGTGCTGAGCAAGACCTGCACAAACTCCCTGCGAGATGGAGGGCAGGGAGAAAGGCGGCTTTGTGGTCAGAGGAAGATGAAGCTTTGGCACTCCTGGAGCCTCTTTCCAGCTCTGACTCAGACACCCCGTCAGGTTGCTTCACTCACCTCCTGCCTCAACATTCTTGCAACTCAACTGGGGGAAGAGTCACTCCTCAGGAGGCTTTGGGAAGGACCTGCTGCATCCTACGAGAGCCTTGGCAGAAAGGCAGGTTCTCCACTCCCACCACCCACCACCAATGTGCCACCCTCCCAGTAGGAAAGCTCTGTGCGTGCCCTATGGTCAGACatggggtgggagggaaaggaCTGCCTTACCTTCAGACCCCTGACCTCCACCTCAGGTGACAAAGGACATTGCTGGGAAACAAGCAGCACCCCTCACTCTCTACCtggagaaaacagctttcaaaaaaagcaCCTTCCTGTCACTGAGACTCACTGTCTTTGCCCAGGAGCACTTCTGGGTACTCCGGAGGGCCCTGCtcttccctctgtcttgctgaaGTCTTGCCTACATGACTGACAGGGCAGCCACTCCCTCAGAATCCTACAGGTTTCATTTGAGGCTTTCCCAGGTCTTGTCTCAGCTAgtgtctcctgctgctgcaagcGTTTACTGGCTCTCCCTAAACAATTATTTCCAGTATTAAGCCATGCTGTTCATCAGAGAGCagtctctggggatgggagaaGGGATGACAGTGTTTTCTGACAGCAGGCAGCCCCAACCCCAGAGACAGAGCTTCCAGTCCCTCTGGGCACAGCAGGGAGTGTGAGCCCGGACTGATGGACAGAACAGGTAAGGGGAACTGcgagaaagaagagaaagccaGCAGGTCACAGAGTCAACAGGCACAGGCTGAGCAGGGGATGCCTTGAGTGACAACCATACGGTGCTGGCAAAATTTCTTGCAGAAGGACAACAGTGCAACAGCAAGCGGGTGCTGTGCACTGGCACAAAGCAGAGTGAGCTGCCGGGAAACCTTGTATGGCCCCTTCACACCAGCATCCCAACATCCCGCTCTGCAAGCTCCTGCAAAGCCCTCGTGCCTCTGAACCACCGCGGAGAAGGTCCAAGACAAATGCTGTCTATGCAGCCAAACACTCTGcctctctgcattttcagaGACCAAAAGCAGCATCTACACAAAGCTGCTGGTTTCCTAATCAACAGGAAAGAGCTGAGGTGTAATGATCAAACCACAATCAGCCACTGATGCTCCTGCAGTTAGCAGCCCCTTCACTCAGCTATGGCGAGAGAACTCACTCTGTTTTGGGACCCAGGGCTGTGACCAGCTTTACCTCTGTGGTGTGACCACACCAGGCCTGACCTGCAAGTGCAGCCTCCTGCTCGTAGGCAGAGCCACACAGGCCACGGCTGAAGCGCAAGCACAGCTATAATCGGACCTGCGTCATCAGCACAGCAGGCACAGTGGCGAGCCTGTGAAACTTCTGTCCCCACATCTGGCAGCAGCAAGTTCCCAAGGTTAATTATGCACCCGGAATCTCAGCACTCCCTTTACCAGGAGGGGTTGCCTTCCTATTCTGGTGTTCCTGCAGTCCAAGAGGCTAACCAGGAGCAAGACATTTAGCTTTTGCTGCATTATTGCTTGGAATCAATCTGCTCCCCTTCTTGACACTTCCTCCCCCCTTTCATGAGGTGGCCTAGACATCAATCACTTCCACACGCTTTCCATTCTTGTCTCCCCCACACCTTCAAAATGTGAGCACAGCATTCCCGGAGAGTGTGCAATGGATTCCTGTAATAGCAGCATCTTTCTTTCCCgatcttttaataaaaatgagtaCAACCTCCTTCGGCCACCCACTGACCTGTGCAGCCTGAGCTGCCTGTGATAGCACCGAGGCCTTTCTTCCACCTGCCAAGTTACCCTCAATTTAGTGCTCAGCAACACACAGGAGAAGCTCGATGCGTTTCTTCCAGCAATTGCACAACGGCCACAAGGTTAGAAAAAACCTGCCCTTTCGCTCAAGGATACGTGTTGCAAGTTAATACTTTCTGATGTGTGATTCTGTACGAGGTCAGAGGGGCCAAAGGACACTTGCCGGCTCCCTCGCTTGTTGAGGTAGGTTTGTCACAAGCGCCATACAGCTGACAAGAGCTGGGAGGGCGGGGGCAGCTCTTCTCTTTGTACATCTTTGAAGAGACAAAGCTTTCTCTGGGGACTTCTGTAACATGACCATAGATGACATCAGCAGCCGTAAGGTTATCTTTCCCTGCTCTATCCCAAATATGTCAGAGGCTTTGTGCAACTCTCTTGCAACATCTTGAATGTCACACAGTTTAGTGAATTCCTCCAGATTTCCTTGACATTTTCTTCACCCTGCATTACACGGACCACCAGGTTACCCTCCCGTTTTGCCAGCTCATCTCATCACCAAGATACCATGGATCAGTTCACAATTCATCAGTCTCGGGAAAGGTCTATAAGCTACCCTCCTGTGTAATGTAGCCTATGTAGTCCTTCTCTGCTCTCTGAACTCCTTTCCAAAACATGCTGAAGCCACTGCCTAGAAACCCAAACGTGCCACTTTATccttaaaaaaagtcatgttcCTGAAGATGCAAGTTGCCTAAAACAACAAGGTCACCAAATCGGTGCTCCAAGCAGAAAGACAAATTATCCAAGAGGATCAAATGCCTCAAGCCCTGCcagggaaagaggagaaaccATAGAGAGGGCAGTCAgagcctgggctgcagagcaaggGCCAGCAAAGCCAGCACATCAGTTGTCTCCCGCAGCATCTCTGTAAGGCCAGCagctcccttcccaccagcACCTTCTCAGCCATGGCCACCCCCCAGACAGCCATACCCAGTaccacccacagcagctcccactGCACCCCAAGCCCCCAGGGCCTGCAGCCTCATGCTCCCCTCAGCTCACATACCACATCCCCCACCCCAAAGCCCCATTCCTGGCTCCAGGGCAGCCCTTGGCACCCCCAGCTGACCCAGCACCTTCAATCTCACCCCATGCTCTAGACCAGCCATCTAAAACCCCGACCCACCCCACAGGCCCCACAACTCTGCCTtcaccccagctccccacagccccgcagcCACCCACCCCCCCGTCTGCCTCACCCTACAGCCCCCACCCCGGCTGACGCCCCGCACcgaccccacagcccccagtcCTCAGCCCCCTGCTCATGCCCAGCCCACAGCTGCAGGGCCCTGCCCCACAACCCATGGCCACGttctgccccacaccctgccaAGCCCTGCCGCACGGTCGGGCCTgggcccggcccagccccacatccccacgACCCGCCCCACCGCCCCCCAGCCGTGCCCACGCCCGCCCCAGGCCCAGCCCCACCGCCGTGCCCacgcccggcccggccccgccccgcccccgcccggtACCTGCCGCCACCTCCGCGGCGCAGCCGTCCTGCTGCCCGGCCACGAAGTCGCGGACGGAAGCGGCGAGCACCGCTGCTCCCGCCGCATCcccggccgcggccgccgccatgACAGCCCGCGCGCAGGACACCGCCGCCGGCCCTCCCGCCGTGCGCATGCGCGGGGCCCTCGCGCCGCGGGCGGTGACAGCGCACGCGCGCGGCGGGAGCGCCCCCTCCTCAAGCCCTCGTCCCTGGcggggggcgggagcggggggggccgcggaggggcggggccggcgcgtACGGCGAGCCGGAGGGGACAAAAGCGCTGCGGCGGCAGGCGCGCGTACGTGGGCGGGGCCGGTGCGGGCGGTCACATGCGTAcctgggggggcggggcgcggcgccGGGTGTctccggcggcggggcggccccggcgctcAGAGCCGGGCGGCGCGGCTGCACGGCGTCGGGCCCCGCTGCCGGGCGCAGAGCCGGCCCGGCCCCATGCCGAGCGCCGTCGCCGTTGAGCCCCGCCATGGGCGGATGCGTggggcggcagcgccgggagcGGCCCGCCGCCGGGAACCCCCGCAAGCGAGCAGGTGAGGGGGGCCGAGCCCGCCGGGGCCGTCCCGCATGGGGACCCCCGGGATCGTGGGCACCGGGTGGGGGTCCCGTGTACCGGTGGTGGGCATGGGGGAGCGTGGACACCAGAGGGGCGCAGTCCGTGGGCGCGGGGGTTTGTCCCGTGCACACCCCCGGAGCCGTTCTGTGCCCCCGGGGGTTCCCGGGCACCGGGGGTTCTGGTCCGGTGTGCGGCCCCAGGAGTCGGCAGGTACCGCGGCTCCCGTCCCGGCGCGCCGGGGGGTTTGCAGGGTCAGCGCCGGGATGCACGGCACGTCCTGCCCAGCGCTGCCGAGCCCGGGCTCTTTCCGGGGAGGGGATGTTCcagaggggctgcaggatgACAGGTGCCCCCGGTTGGGCTCGGCAGTGTACCCTAGCACGCTGGGTCCCTGCCTGCGCCTTGCCTTCCTAGGGTCGGTGCTACCCGTGCACCGGGCTGCTACCGACGGGGACAGCCACGTCCCCACTCCCCCGGGGTTCTGTGGGTGCCGGGGACCCGGCCATGGGGCGAGCGGGGAGCGGCTGCGCCGGTCCGGAGAGCAGCGGCGGCGCAGGGGAGGCCGGTGCAGCTCCGCGGCTCCCTGGAGTTACCAGCAGCCAGATACCCCGGTGCTGTGAGGCACTTCCCCGGGATGCTGCTTTGGGGGGTCCCGGAGGCCACGGAGATGGGCACGGCTACCTGCTGGGGGAGGGAACGTGGGCCGGCGGGGTGAATCACGCCTGCCTTACCCTCACTCACCTCCCCGGCCGGTACAATAGCAGTCGGTAATTACCGTGTTTTTGGCGAAGTGGTGGTAGGCGGcgggagaggaggagcaggaagtgTGTGCCCGGGGACGGGACGCCCGGCCCTTGCCCGCAGCTGGGATGCaagcgggagggagggaggtttTCCCGTGGGATGGTGCCCGCTGCTCTGGCAACACGTGCAAGATGCTGTGGCAGCTGGGTCCAGCTGTGCCCATTGCCCATGCAGAGCTCTCCCCACCATGCAAGGCTACACGTGTGCCAGCCTGCCCTGGGAATGCCCTGCTGGCTTGGGTCAGGGTAATGGCTCCCCATGGAGCCAGCAGCCTTGCTccccctggggctgcagccccatACCCCGGCACACTTTGGCCCCCAGGGGTGCAGGTGCTTTCTTTGGGTGTCAGTGAGTTCTGGGGttggcagctgctgtttgctcaGCTTGGTGGGGGTGTGGGGCTGTCGTTTCGTAACTCGgggctgctgtggctggggGGGCGGTCAGATCCCAACATCTGGATGAGTGCTCCCCTCCTGTGCCAGGCAACAGCTGGCTGCAGGGCCTGGGTCTCCATCACCACTGCTCACTCTTTGACAGGCTCTCCTGGGATGGGTCACAGTTCCCTCCTGGTGCCTCTGtgcccctggcagctgctgccactttCTTGCAGCGTGTCCCTCCTGCCACGGTGTCCAGGCTGGCTCCTGCCCTCGCCTGTGTGGTGCCACCAGCCCATGGGAGCTGCTCAGGAGGTAGTAGAGGATGAAGTGAGGCTGCAGCTGTCCTCACCTGCAGTACGGGGACACTGCCCCAGCCTGGCAGGTCCCAGCACACGAGGATCTGCCGTCAGTGGGGAGGGGTGCTCTACCTgcccacctctgctgctgcgggggCCCTGCTGAGCAGCCCACCTGCCTGGCCagttcctgccctggctggggctCGTGTGACCCCCTGCAGAGGAGTCCTGCCAGGGCTCCCTGCAGCAGGTGACAGTGTTGTCCCTAGGGTGGCCAgcttgctgcagcaggagcagcaaggaatgCCAGTGGCACACAGCATCCCAACCCTGCCTGGCCCAGGAGGGGACCACCCAGAACTGCTGGAAGCGGTGTCATGTGCCATCTGTCTGGCATctcctgtggggctgagccagcctccaggacctgctggctggggctgcccggCTCTCCTGGGGCTCCAGCCGAGCAGGGAGCGAaccccagggcagaggagccTCCAGGGTGCATCCTCCTGCCCGGGGGTCCCTACACTGGAGCACCGCAGGGGGGCTGAGCCACAGGCAGGACATTGCAGGCACAGGGCAGGCGGCAGGCAGGCTGCCGGCCAGATCCTGTTGGCCCGAGTCTGGGCGCAGCGAGTGGCCGGACCTGTCCGGCAGTGCTGCTGTGGCGGGCAGGCGTGGAGGGTTGCACAAGGGGCCAGGAAtagagcagcaggaggtgatTAGAGTCTGTGGGTCCCAGCTGGGCGGCAGCAATAAATAGATGAAGCTTAGCCCCTGCCTACCTGGGCAAGGCTGCCGGGCACGCCTGCCTGCACGGGACAGCTGCACTCTGGCCCCAcggtgctgctcctgctgcctaGCATGGGCCAGCCTCTTCCCTTTGCCATGAGCAAAGCTTCGGGGACAGTTATGTCTGGGACTCCTGCCACGCATGACAGTCCTGCTGTAAGGGTGCGTGCCCTGGCTTGGTGGCCGAAGCAGCCTGGAGATGCAGTCCTGGCCATGTCCTTCAGGCTGGCCATGACCGCTGCTCTGCCGCCCTTCCAGGGCAGGTGTTGCCTCCGACTTTGCTCTGTCCTGCAGTGCTACAAATCCCTCCTGCCCAGGACTGTGACTGCTGAATCggcagcactggctgcagcCGGCTGGCTTAGCTACTCCAGGGATGCCAGTGCGGGCAGGATGCTGCCCATCAGGGATGCTCAGCATCCAGCCCTGGGGTAGCTGAGCTCTTGTGCCCCGTAGGGACGCCCAGTTTGGTGAGACatgttgtgtccagttctgggccagGTGCTGTGCTGGCTCCAGTGGTCTTGGATGGAGTGAGACAGGACTGGTACAAAAAAAGGTCGTGTAGTGCCTTGTGTCACCACACACATGTCCAGGAAAAGCTGCCTGGGGGATGTGGCTCAGCCCTCAGCTGGCAGTGGTGACTGTCTCCAGCAGCTGGAGTGCGTGGCATTGCCTTGCCTGGCAGGTCACTGTGCGGGCACAGGCGTCCTTCCTGCCCGGCTGAGGCTCCACGTCCCCTATGTCCCGTCTCCGCAGGAAGGGTGCCGGCTGGCTGCTCCAGGGAGAGGGGAGGCAGGAAGGAGCTGTTGTCACTCATTGTCCCCTGCTCAGCTGGGAGTGACAACAGCTCCTTCCTGCCCCATGCTTCCGGCCCAGCCGTGGGGCTGATGGGACGGGGCTGTTCCCACGGGCCCACAGCCTGGTGTGGGGCTGGCATGATGgtgtggggctggcacagcgGGTGGCCCAGACCTCTGCCGttgtgtcctgggctgctggGCATCCCTGGGGACGTGGTTGGGGGCTGTTTCATGGACAGcctgctcagcccagcccaTCGCCAGGACTGCTGCAGGCTGGCAGCCCTCCACGCTGGTGATGCCCTCTGATGCTTTGGATGCTGTGTGCCTGCTGTCTTGCCCGGAGCTGGTCCCTGCCACCCTGGGGTGAGCAGAGAGGATGGAGAAGTCCTGCCCCCCCGCCAGGGCTGCGGCTCAGCCCCTGTAATCCCCTTCCCGCTCCAACTCACCGGCTTATTCCCTGGCTAATTCCCCAAGCTATAAATACTATTCTGCCTCAAAGGGCCTCAAGGCCCTGCAGCCACCTCGTGGGGCAGGGGCATGGTCCCCTTAGCATGGGGACAAGAAGCTGTGCCCCTCCTGTGGGGCAAATGATGTCACTTGGtggggcagctgctgtggggctaGTGGGACCTTGGGCAGGGCTAATTTTAGCTGACTTCCCCCTGGCTGCCTTGGGAACTAtcctgtgctgtgcagggtGGTCCCTCAGGCACTGTTGTGCATGGTGCAAAGGGATCCTCAGGAcccatggggatggggagatgGGGAACTTGGGCTCAAGGAGGAGCCCCATCTCTCAGCTGAGCATCCCCCCCTTCCCAGGCCGCAATGAGCCCCTGAAGAAGGAGCGTCCCAAGTGGAAGAGTGACTACCCCATGACGGACGGGCAGCTGCGCAGCAAGCGGGACGAGTTTTGGGACACAGCACCTGCTTTTGAGGGCCGCAAGGAGATTTGGGATGCCCTGAAGGCAGCTGCCTATGCCGTGGAGGTCAACGAccacagcctggcccaggcCATCCTTGATGGAGCCAGCATCACCCTACCCCACGGTGAGGGATGGCATTGGGGTGTGGGTGGGGTGGGTGCGGTGGTGCTGAATGCCCCACGTCCAAGCGCATTGGGGTCCCAGGTTGGAGAGGAGAGGGGTTCCCAGCTGCCATCCATGCAGCTCAGCTCAGGCCAGCCAAGTGAGGCAAGATGGGCTCTGCCCAGCTGCCTGGGGTGGTCCCATCCCCATTTGAGGGGTCCATGGAGATGCCCACCCACAGCATCTCATCCTGCCACCCCCAGGGTCCCTGACGGAGTGCTATGATGAGCTGGGCAACCGGTACCAGCTGCCTGTCTACTGCCTGGCACCTCCTATCAACCTGATCCTGGAGCGGAgtgaggaggaggcagcagagccGGCTGAGCCCCTGCCCAACACTCGACGGGAGTTCGCCCTCAAGGTGCGTCTCTCCACCGGCAAGGACCTGCGGCTGAGCGCCAGCATGAGTGATACCATCGGGCAGCTGAAAAAGCAGCTCCAGGCACAGGAGGGCATCAACGTGGCCTGGCAGCGCTGGTTCTTCTCCGGCAAACTGCTCACTGACCGCACACGGCTGCAAGAGACCAAGATCCAGAAGGATTATGTTGTGCAAGTGATCATCAACCAGCCTGTGCAACCCAGGAACTGACTCCCTGCACCAGCTGCCGGGAGAGGGCAGGTGGCTggagggcagagcagcacctccagggatCCCCTGTGCtgtgtcccagccctgccagagcagggacagccGCTGCTTCCCCCACAGGCTGCCCCCCACTCGGGTGACCCCCCCAAGAAGGGCTGCATGGGGTTGTGCTGCCACAGTGGCCCCtctgggctggggacatgggcatGTACCACATTTGCTGCAGGAAGTTTGAGACCAAATGTCTCCGGGGGGGTCAGTATGGCCAGGGCActgctgccaggctgtgctggtgggGAGAGGCCATGACCTGCTGGGCTTCGGCTCCCCCTGGCCAGGAggccctggggtgctgggctgggtggaGATGTCTCCCCTCTGTACATAGTCTGTATTTATCAATAAAGCCTTTTCATCCTTCCTCTGGCCCTGGCGGGGGGGTGCTGGTTGTCACCTGCAGCAACAGGAGgttcctgtccccatccttttATGTCAGGATGGGCACAGGATGGCTGAGGAGAGCCCAGgcaccccagctctgctccctggtgCCACTCTGACCCTGTCCTACCAGTCATGGTTCTTTGCCTGCCTGGACCCTGCCCCAGTGCTGCTAGTATTGTCCCATCACCATCCCAGCTGCTTGCTGGCCCAGGGCCACCATCTCCCTGTCCTGGTGGTCCCTCTGGAGGTTTCAGCCTGTGCCTGCCCAGGGGCCAAGCAGGACACCCTGGCAAGGGGAATGGTCCCAGGTCACTTTTGCAGTTGCCATTGCCTGTCCTGGCAAAAATGGCACCTTTCTGCAGATGGAGGCTGTGTCATCCACAGGACAGGGCACCTAAGAGTGGCCCTGGGAACTGCCCAGGAGGGTGACAGTGATGTGTCCCTATCTGTCCTTCCCTCAGATCCTGTGCTAGAGGACAGTGCCCAGCGCATTAACTGTCCCAGCACAGTGCCACACTAGCCTCATCTTACAAAGGGGGAGAGCAAAGCCCAGGAGGG
The genomic region above belongs to Caloenas nicobarica isolate bCalNic1 chromosome 7, bCalNic1.hap1, whole genome shotgun sequence and contains:
- the UBTD1 gene encoding ubiquitin domain-containing protein 1; this translates as MGGCVGRQRRERPAAGNPRKRAGRNEPLKKERPKWKSDYPMTDGQLRSKRDEFWDTAPAFEGRKEIWDALKAAAYAVEVNDHSLAQAILDGASITLPHGSLTECYDELGNRYQLPVYCLAPPINLILERSEEEAAEPAEPLPNTRREFALKVRLSTGKDLRLSASMSDTIGQLKKQLQAQEGINVAWQRWFFSGKLLTDRTRLQETKIQKDYVVQVIINQPVQPRN